In Thermoanaerobaculum aquaticum, one genomic interval encodes:
- a CDS encoding cytochrome c3 family protein: MFAPFLFAVLSATVAGSSLPPGFVGRTVCASCHEDVAQAFANGPHGRAMALSREGVLERSCESCHGPGAQHAQDPLAGHIRGRGTAAETMAAACRQCHAWPPVGQNLQAPAHARAGVSCLSCHQSGHQAAKAERLLRGPEEQLCGSCHPRERSEFSLPFAHREGRSPLPCSNCHGIHQELFSSLGIPRDPQKRCVSCHGEKGGPFLYPHPAGEVGGCVRCHEAHGSPNPQLLVRPEAMWLCLECHAQVPPSHNLSNASYRQCVACHAAVHGSHRSVRLFTE; encoded by the coding sequence GTGTTTGCGCCTTTCTTGTTTGCGGTTTTGTCGGCAACGGTGGCGGGCAGCAGCTTGCCCCCGGGCTTCGTGGGCCGAACGGTTTGCGCCAGCTGCCATGAGGATGTGGCACAGGCTTTTGCCAACGGTCCCCATGGTCGTGCCATGGCATTGAGCCGGGAAGGGGTTTTGGAGCGGTCCTGCGAGAGCTGCCACGGCCCAGGGGCCCAGCACGCCCAGGACCCATTGGCTGGCCACATCCGCGGCCGGGGGACAGCCGCGGAAACGATGGCAGCCGCCTGTCGGCAATGCCACGCCTGGCCGCCGGTGGGTCAGAACCTCCAGGCGCCGGCCCATGCCCGCGCCGGGGTAAGCTGCCTTTCCTGCCACCAAAGCGGCCATCAAGCGGCCAAGGCCGAGCGCTTGCTGCGCGGCCCCGAAGAGCAACTCTGCGGCTCCTGTCACCCCCGGGAACGGTCCGAGTTTTCTTTGCCCTTCGCCCATCGGGAAGGCCGTTCTCCGCTGCCGTGTAGCAACTGCCACGGAATCCATCAAGAGCTTTTCAGCTCCCTGGGCATTCCCCGGGATCCCCAAAAGCGCTGCGTAAGCTGCCATGGGGAAAAGGGAGGTCCGTTCCTCTACCCCCACCCGGCCGGGGAGGTGGGCGGGTGCGTTCGCTGCCATGAGGCCCACGGCTCGCCCAATCCGCAGCTGTTGGTAAGACCGGAAGCCATGTGGCTCTGTTTGGAGTGCCACGCGCAGGTTCCCCCCTCCCACAACCTCAGCAACGCTTCCTACCGCCAGTGCGTGGCGTGCCATGCGGCAGTTCACGGATCGCACCGCAGTGTGCGCTTGTTCACGGAGTAA